Within Paenibacillus sp. J23TS9, the genomic segment TCGTAACGAAGTCCTTGATCCCGAAAATGTTATCAATGCCTTCAATGCTGAGCAGGGCACTTGCGAGCGGGTGATCGGTTTGTTCGCCGCTCTTCAGGGATGTACTTTTGGGACCCTCAAAAAGAGTCGTATTCGTATTAATCTTAATGGAATTCGGATTGGGTGTGGCTTGGACATTATATTGTACTGTCATGTCATCACTCCTTTTTGGTGATTATAACATGCCGTGATCAGACTTACGAAATAAATCCGAACCCAACCGGACTTTACTTAAGTCTTTGGTGTATACATCTGACGAATTCTTCAGATTAAAATGCGTTATTGTTCCTGTCGTGCGGGGATAATAGGAATATACATGTTTCGACAAAATTATCCAACAGACCCTTCGCCTCCCAACGGAGTAAACTTGCTTTAGAGGAAGCGACTAAACTACAATAAGGAGAACAGGTATCGACAAACATGCATAAGAGATAGACCGCATTTATCGGAGGTTTTTCTTGCGGCATCAGGTTGCGGGTTCCTCGGGATTTATCCATTCTAATATCTTGAAATAAGAGTAAAATACGGAAACGGGGTGAAGCTGTGGGCGGGTTTAAACAGGATTTCGGGAATGATGGTGCCAAGTATATCGTATCCGGAGACTCCATCTCCAAAGGGGTCATTTATGATGAGGTTCGAAAAAAGTACGTGATTTTGGAGGACAATTATGTGTCCCTTCTTCAGAACAAACTGAAGGGTGCGGTCCGCAATACGGCAAGGTTCGGGAACACGCTGCTTAAGGGAATCACCAACCTGAAAAAAGATGTGCTGAAGGATAAGCCTAATATTGTTCTCATTGAGTACGGCGGTAATGATTGCGATTTTAACTGGAATGAAATAGCGATTGATCCCGATGCTGAGCATCATCCGAAAACCGATTTTAACATTTTCGAAAAAATGCTCACGGAAACAGTGAATGAGCTGAAGAGCCAGCAGATTATCCCGATTCTCATGAGCCTTCCCCCGTTGAATGCAGATAGTTATTTCAAATGGGTCAGCCAAAACAATCCCGAAGCGGAGAGAAATATTCTGAAGTTTCTAGGCAGCGTCACTAAAATCTATTGGTGGCAGGAACGCTACAATTCGACCATCCTGAAGGTTTCCGAGCTGACCAAGACCAAATACATCGATGTGCGCGGTGCATTTCTGGAGCATCCTGACTATACGCAATTCCTTTGTTCCGATGGTATTCATCCAAACCGGGAAGGTCACCGGATCATCTGTGATAAAGTGGTGGAGTTCGTCAAATCGAATTACAAGCATCTGCTGTTGGATAGCGGCAGTTCTAACCATATGGCTTATGAGTGAGTCCGAATGGGCACAAAAATAGCTGCCGGGATTCATCCGGGCAGCCATACCGGCAACCTGCCAAGGTTGCTTTTTTTGTGTTACACATGCAGCGACGATTGCACCGGATGGATATGCCAGATGTCTGACGCATAACGGTTAATCGTACAGTCGCTGGAAAAGTGTCCGGCGTGGGCGATATTCACTATGGATTTTGATGCCCAGGCCTGTTGATCCAAATAAGTCTGTTCAATGATTGCCTGCGTATCCGCATAGCTGCCAAAATCCCGAAGGACGAAGAACTCGTCATTATGATCCAGAATGGACTGATGAATGAGCCCGAACTCACGCTCATGACAGCAAAACGGTCCGGGAGACACCAGCTGATCCATGACTTGTTTGATCCTTGGATCCTGGTTATACATATCTCTCGCCAAATATCCGCCGTATCTGTAATAATTCAGTACTTCTTCTGATCGTAAACCGAACAGAAACATGTTTTCATCTCCGAGCATTTCATGCATTTCCACATTGGCGCCGTCCAGTGTACCAATCGTAAGCGCACCGTTCATCATAAACTTCATGTTGCCCGTACCGGATGCCTCTTTGCCGGCCGTGGAAATTTGCTCGCTCACATTGGCAGCGGGGATGATCTTCTCCGCCAAAGATACCGAATAATTTTCAAGAAACAGCACCTTCAGCTTGTCATTCACCTGCGGATCTTTGTTGACAACATCTGCGACCACATTAATCAGCTTGATAATACTTTTCGCCAGATAGTACCCCGGTGCTGCCTTGGCACCGAATATAAACGTCCGTGGCACACGGTCTGCCGATGGACGATCCTTGATCTCGTTATATAAGTGCATGACATGCAAAATGTTCATCAGCTGTCTTTTGTATGCGTGAAGCCGCTTCACCTGAACATCGAAGATGGAATCCGGATCAACTGTAATCCCCTGCTTCTGCTCAATGTACGCGGCAAGACGCAGCTTGTTGTTACGCTTGATACCCATGATTTTATCTTGGAATGAAGAATCATGTTTGAGCGGCTCCAGATCAAGCAGTTGATACGGATGCGTGATCCAGCCCGTGCCAATGCTCTCGCTGATGAGATGACTGAGCTCCGGATTCGCATGCATCAGCCAGCGACGATGGGTGATGCCGTTCGTTTTGTTATTAAAGCGTGCCGGAAACAAATCATAAAACGGCTTCATGACGTCGCTCTTCAACAAATCCGTATGCAGCTGAGCCACTCCGTTGACACTATAGCTGCCGACAATCGCCAAATGAGCCATTTTAACCTGGT encodes:
- a CDS encoding NifU N-terminal domain-containing protein, which translates into the protein MTVQYNVQATPNPNSIKINTNTTLFEGPKSTSLKSGEQTDHPLASALLSIEGIDNIFGIKDFVTISKTPDADWDTILPQVEAAFNSVYA
- a CDS encoding SGNH/GDSL hydrolase family protein, which gives rise to MGGFKQDFGNDGAKYIVSGDSISKGVIYDEVRKKYVILEDNYVSLLQNKLKGAVRNTARFGNTLLKGITNLKKDVLKDKPNIVLIEYGGNDCDFNWNEIAIDPDAEHHPKTDFNIFEKMLTETVNELKSQQIIPILMSLPPLNADSYFKWVSQNNPEAERNILKFLGSVTKIYWWQERYNSTILKVSELTKTKYIDVRGAFLEHPDYTQFLCSDGIHPNREGHRIICDKVVEFVKSNYKHLLLDSGSSNHMAYE